GGAGCGAGCGAAACAGCGGGTGACGAATCGACTCCAGTGCCGTGGCGCCGACACGCAACCGATAGAGCACCGGGGCATACGAGTCACTGGCGTACACGGTGCCATCGGCGGCGATGGCCAAGTCCCCAAGCAGATGCCGTGACTGATCCACGGCGACATCCCAACGCGCCTCAATCGCCCCGTCGGCGATGCGAACTCGCACAATCGCGGCCAGCGACGAATCGGCGGCCGTGTACTCCTGCATCATCGGAAGCCCCGCCGTCGTGGCATAGAGCGACCGACCGTCGGGGGACACGCGAACGCCGAGGACCGCGCCAATACGCGCGGCACGCGACAGCTGAAGATCGCGCACGCGACCATCCGCGCCGATTTCGTAGATGGTACGGTACCGCACGCTTGCCACGTACAGCGCATCGGTGCGCGGGTTCGCGTCAATGCCCTCGGCGAAGACGGCACTGTCACGCAGCGTTGCCACCACCCGCCCCGCGGCCAGCGGTGCCGTATTGCGTCGTAAGCGATCCACCGCACCGCCAAGGTGCGATTCGCGAGTCAGCCGCTGCACGGCCGAGTCGGCCAGCAATGACGCCCCCCCGTGCAAATCCGCCAGCGCTTCAACGGCCTCACGTACCGCGGCCGTGTCCGACACGCGGGCCGCGATGCGCGCCGCGGCGGTCCAATAGGCCGGTTGCGTCGGCCAGGCGCGTGAGGCGCGCAGCAGCAACGGGAGTGTTTCACCCAGGGTTGCTGCCTGCGCGGCGGCACGGAACGATGCGCGCGCCTGTGACGCCGAGTCGACGATGGCCCGCGCCGACTGCGCCATCGCCGTGCGCGGCGCCGTTGCGCTGCAGCCGGTCGCGACAACCAGGGCGAACGCCACGCCAACATGCCGACGGGCGTTCCTGGCGCGTGCAACGCTCACGGGGTCTTGTCGCCGGGCACCACCGCGCCTGGTCGGGCGGGATTCCGATCGAGCGCTACTTGCGCGGCCTGCTGCAACGCCCGCACGTCGGCCTCCCCCACAGTGGTGCCGGGAATGGTGGCCGGTAGCTGACTTGGTCGAATGCCGATCGTGCGCTCGAGCAGTACCAGGGCGGCGGTATAGGTGCCGCGAATACTCGGATGCAGTCCGTCGCCACTGTACAGTGCGGCCAGGTCGCCGTGCGCGGTCCAGGCGTCGCCCGCTGGCGCGAAGATTCCGTCAATCGCCGACGCGGCATCGCGATACGACTTGAGCACCGACGGAAAATTGCCCAGGACGTCTGCGGTCGGCCACACCATGAACATCACCGGCACCGCGCCGGCGGCCCGGATTGGTGCGGCAAACTGCGTGGCCCACGTTCGCAGGTTCACCTGGCTCGCCGCCAGCGCCGACGATCCTTGCTGCATGACCACGTACTCCCACTTGTGTTGACTCAGCGAACGACGGGCCGTGCCTTCGGCCCAGTGGTCTTCCAGCGCGAAATCGGGAAACGCCACCACGGCGGCCTGCACACTGTCGTTGCCCGCCAGTCGTGCCAGCGCGATGTACATGCCCGGCAGGTTGTTGCTATAGGTGAGGGAATTGCCGATGAACAGCACGCGGGTGCCGCCGGTGGCGATGCCCGGCGCGGCGGGGGACTGGCCGTGACATCCGTTGGCCACGGCCAATATTCCTGCCAGTCCGACTACCATCCTGGTGAACGATCGGCGATTTGTGCGCATACTGCAGAATAGGTCCACACGACTCGGCACGCGCTCACGAACGGACGGGACGTGCGCACCGGCGGCCCTGCCGTGAGCCGTCGGTGGTCAACGGTGCCTGGGGGTGTTCCAACGCGGGGACATCCCATAGCGTTGCTTCTTCGACGATTGTCGTCCTTTCACCCAAGATCCTCCCCATGCGAATCATCGCTCCACTCCGTTCGCTCGCTGCGTGCGCGCTGCTCGTTGGCGCAGTGGCCGGAACCGCCCAGGCTCAGGCAACCGCACCAATCATCGGGCGATGGGATCTCACCGTCCAAGGGACGGCGGGCGCCTACCCGTCATGGGTTGAAGTCAGCCTGTCGGGGGTTCGAACGCTGGTGGGCCGTTTCGTGGGTGGGGGCGGCAGCGCCAGACCCATCGCCCGGGTGGAATTCGCCAACGGCACGATGCGATTCGCCATTCCCCCGCAGTGGGATCGCGAGGAAACGGACCTCAAGTTCGAAGCCGTATTGGAATCTGACGCGCTCACCGGAACCATCACCAACCCGAACGGCGAGAAGCAGCCGTTCACCGGCAAGCGCGCGCCACTGTTGCGTCGGTCAGCGCCAGTCGTGTGGGGTGCACCCGTCCCGCTGTTCAACGGCAAGGACCTCGCCGGTTGGAAGCCCAGTGAAGGCACCAACCAGTGGAAGGCCGTCGACGGCGTGTTGCAGAACGCGAGAGGCGGTTCGAATCTCATCACGACCGCCACGTACAACGACTTCAAGCTGCACGTCGAGTTCAAGTACCCGAAAGGCGGCAACAGCGGCATCTATTTGCGCGGTCGCTATGAAGTGCAGGTGGAAGATGTGGGCAATCTTGAGCCGCTTCCGGTGCACCTTGGCGGCATCTATGGATTCCTCGTTCCCAACGAGAACGTCGCCAGGGGCCCCGACGTGTGGCAGACCTTTGATATCACGCTGATTGGACGGCGCGTCACCGTGGTACTCAACGGCAAGACCATCATTGGCGACCAGACCATCCCCGGCATCACCGGCGGCGCACTGGATAGCGATGAGAGCGCTCCGGGTCCGATCTATCTGCAGGGCGACCATGGTCCCGTGGCGTATCGCAACATGATCATCACGCCGGCCAAGTCAGGGGCCCGGTAGCGCATGGACGAAGTCGCCCTGTCTTTTGATCGTGCGGTTGCCCTCGCCACCCGTCTCGACAACGAAATCGGTCGCGTCATCATCGGACAGCGACAAGTCCGCAAGGAAGTGCTCATCTGTCTGTTGGCGGGTGGACACTGTCTGCTGCGCGGCGTCCCCGGCCTGGCCAAGACACTGCTCATCAAGACCCTGGCCGATGCGGTGCAGCTCAAGTTCAACCGCATTCAGTTCACGCCTGATCTCATGCCGTCCGACATCCTCGGCACGGAAGTCATCGAAGAGGACGTGGCCACCGGCAAGCGACACGTGCGCTTCATCGCCGGTCCGGTGTTCGCCAATATCATTCTCGCCGACGAAATCAATCGCACGCCGCCGCGCACCCAGTCGGCGTTGCTCGAAGCCATGCAGGAGTATCAGGTGACCGTGGGCGGTGTGCGCTATCCGTTGGAGCGACCGTTGTTCGTGTTGGCCACGGAGAATCCCATCGAGCAGGAGGGCACGCATCCGCTGCCCGAAGCACAGCTCGATCGCTTCATGTTCAATGTCGTGATCGACTATCCCGATGCCGACGATGAACGCCGCATACTGTCCGACACCACCACCGGCGCCGATCGCACCGTGTCGCAGGTGGCCACAGGTGCCGAGCTCGAGGCGGCACGTCGCCTGGTGCGCGATCTCCCGGCCGCGGCCAATGTCGTGGACTACGCGCTGCGACTCATTCGCGCCACGCGCCCTGATGATGCAAGCTGTCCGGCCGAGGTGCGGCAGTGGGTGCGCTGGGGCGTGGGGCCGCGTGCGGGGCAGGCACTGATACTGGGCGCCAAGGCGGCCGCATTGCTCGATGGACGCACCGTCCCCTCGCTGGACGACGTGACCCGCGTCGCGTTGCCGGTGTTGCGTCACCGATTGCTCGTGAACTTTCGCGCTGAAGCCGACGGCGTGTCGGCCGACCGGGTGATCGGGTTCCTGCTCGCCGCAGTCCGTCCGTAGGTGACCGTGCGGTCACACGCATGACGGTGCTCTCACCGGCCGTAGTCGCGGCCATTGACGATCTCGAACTCGCCGCGCGTGTCGTGGTGGAGGGGCTGCGCGTGGGTGGACATCGCAGTCCGTTTCACGGGTATGGTGCCGACTTTCAGCAGCACCGGCCCTATCGCGCCGGCGACGATCTCAAGTATCTCGACTGGAAGGTGTACGCGCGCAGCAACCGGCTGTACACGCGCCAGTTCCGCGAGACCACCAACGTGTCGGTGATGGTGGTGCTCGATACCAGCGCTTCAATGGCGTTTCCGGAATCGGGGCTCTCGAAGTTTCGGTATGCATCCATCATGGCGGCGGCGCTCGCCTATCTGGCGTCCGAACAAGGCAACGCGGTCGGTCTCATGACCATGACCGAGGGCGCACTGACGTACCTGCCGGCGCGCAGCGGTCGTGTTCACCTGCGCTCACTCATTGCGAAGATCGACGGATTGTCCCCGGTTGGGGCGTGGCAGCCGGCAACGGTGATCGGTCGCGCAGCGGAATTGTTGCAGCGCCGCGGACTCCTGATGGTTCTGTCGGATTTCTATGACGAGGAGTCGGAGACGCAGCGGGAATTGCGTCACGTCGTTCGGCACGGTCATGATGTGGCCATGTTGCAGGTGGTTGCGCCGGAGGAACGAGAGCTGCGGTTCACCACGCAAGTGGAACTGCGCGACCTGGAGTCAGGAGCCCGCCGACTCGTTGAACCGGCGACCGCGGCACCCGCCTATCGGGACGCGATGACAAAGTTTCTTGAACGCTGCCGCGCGTTCGCGCAACATGAAGGCATCGACTACGGCCTGCTGGACACCAGCGACGCGCCCGAACGCGCGTTGCGCGACTATCTGGTGCGGCGTTCGGCGCGACAATCGTCGCCAAGCCTGCCCAGTGCGCAGCATGCGACGCAGCGCTGAGCGTATCGCCTCGTTCATACGGCGGAGCCGCTAGTGCGCTGGCAGAATCCGTGGGCCTGGATCGGATTGCTGTCCGTGGCCTTGCCGATCCTCGTGCATCTGTTCAGTCGCCGCCCGGCGCGTGTCGAGGCATTCCCGTCCCTGCGTTTCCTTGACGTCTCGCGACTGTTGCCCACGCGGCGCACTCGCCTCACCGACCATCTGTTGCTGCTCGTGCGCATGGCGGTGGTGGCCGTGGCCGTCGCCGCGCTGGCGCAGCCGCTTTGGCGTTCCGGCACTTCCCTGGCGTCGACGTCCTTGGCACGCGCGATGGTCATCGATACGGCGTCATGGCGCGGCGATCGCGTCGTGCGCTCGACGCTCGAGCAACAGCTTGCTGGTCTGGAAGACGACCGCGCGACCACGGTGCGCATCGAATCGGCAGCACCGCGCGAGGCCCTCGCGGGGGCGGTGGCGTGGCTGGAGATGCAGCGCGGGCGCGCGGAGCTGATCATCGTCTCCGATTTTCCTTCCGGCGCGCTCGACTCGCTCGATCTCCTTTCAATTCCGTCGGACATCACAGTGCGATTGGTGCGCGCGCCCGTGCCGGACACCCTCGCGCGTGCGGCAGCGGCGTCCGATGCGGTCGTTCCCCTCGTTCGGTGGGCGCACACCCTCACTCCGGCCCGCGCCAACATCGTGCGCAACGCGGTACGCGCGCTCGGCGGCACGGCGCTGACAGACGCATCGTCAGCCGACGTGGCCGCGCGGGTGATTGTCATTGCGTCCCCAGGGGCGGACAGTGGGCACGCATGGTCGGCATCCGCTCGACCGCTCTCGGCACCGTGGATGGGAGATGTCGTGTACGCGCTGCATCGGGACACGACGCTGGTCAGCGCGGCGGCCGACCTTGCCGTACCGGATAGCGCGTTGCGGGGCCCGGAGGTGGTCGTGGTGCGGGCCGCCAATCAGGCGCCCGTCGTGACGGCCGCGTCCATTGACGGCGCGAATGGCAACGCACGCCTGTTGCTCACCTCGCGCGCGCCGGCCGAAGCACTGGTGACTGCCGCGCTGTTGTTGTCGGCATCGAGGACATCGGCCGTCATTGCGGGGGGAGATACCCGCGATGCAGCGCCAACGGATGAACGCCTCCGGCAGTGGGAGCGTCTTCCGGCGGCCGCCGCTCGCGTCTCCTCCGCGGTGCCTTCTGGCAGTGCTGACAGCGGACCTTCCGATGCGCGGTTTCTGTGGCTCGGCGTCCTCCTGCTGTTGGGCATCGAGACATGGATACGTCGACGCGCGCCGCTGATACCAGTCCCGTCGACCACCGCGGCAGTTACTGATGCCTGACGCGTCGGTCCTGCGCACCTTCTTTGGCCACGCGTCACGGCGAATCGGCGTGCTCGCCGCCCTTGGCGGCGCGGCCGTGGGAGTGGCATTGGCGGCGCTCTGGCAGGCACGCGGATACCTGACCGGGCGCGGAACACCCGACAGCACCATGGTGACGGTGGTCGCGCTGGCCGTGGGCGCGACCGTCGGGGCCGCCTTCGCATGGTGGCGATCATCACGGCGCAGGGCGCGGGTGGCCCACGAAATCGAGCAGCGTGCGCCTGGCGCACGCAACCTGCTTATCACCGCGCACGAACTGCTGTCACCGTCCGGTGAGCGTCACGTCGAGGTGACCAGCGCGGTCGCCTCGCTGGTGCAACAACGCGCTGAACAGTTTTCGGCTGACATCGACGTGCGCGCGCTCTTTCCTGCGGCGCGCCGTATCACGTGGCTCGCTGGCAGCGTGCTGCTGTGGGCCGGCAGTGTGGCGCTCAGCCGGCGGACCAACTCCGATCGCCCGTTGCCTTCGCCCGCTGCGATCATCGCTGCGGTAACGGGTCGGATCGATATCCAGCGAGTGGAGGTGCGCATCGCACCGCCGGACTATGCGGGGCAGACCGTGACCACGGCGCGTGACCCGGTGCGCATCGACGCGCTGGCCGGCAGCGTGGTGACGGTCACCATCGCGGCCAACGCCGACACGATCGTGGCCGTCACCCGACAGGGCACGCAGGCACTCGTCCGCAATGCGGGCGGTTCGTTTGGCATGACATTCTCCGCGACGCTGGATGGATTCGTGGCTCTCGAACCGCGCACCACGGACGGACGCGTCGGACCGCGCCGATTGATCGGAGTGACCGTGCGGACCGACGAGGCACCGCGGGTTCGAATTGTGGCACCAGCGCGCGACATGATCATCCCCGATGCCCGGCGCACACTCGATGTGCGCCTTGAAGCCGATGACGATCTCGCCGTTGGCACGTTGCGACTGCGGTACACGAAGGTGTCGGGTTCCGGCGAACGATATTCGTTCTCGGAGGGTGAAGTACCCGTCGCGATTGGGCGGACGAAGGCGACCCAATGGTCGGCGCGCGCGGCGCTGGCGCTCGAGCCACTGCTGCAGGAACCGGGCGATCTGGTAGTGTATCGCGCGGTCGCGACCGACAGACGTCCGGGATCGCCGGCGGTCGAATCCGATGCGTACATCGCCGAACTCGCTGCGCCCGGCGGAATCGCCGCCTTGGGGTTCTCGCTCGATCCGGATGAAGATCGCTACGCGCTGAGCCAGCAGATGGTCATCCTCAAGACGGAAAGGCTGATCGCCAAGCGGGCGACGGTGCCTGCCGCTGCGCTGGCCGACGAGGCCGCGCAAATCGCCAGTGAACAGCGGCGCGTGCGCGCCGAGTTCGTGTTCATGATGGGCGGTGAATTTGCCCAGGAGGTCACAGGTGACGCGGCGATGGACGAACTGGACGAAACGCATGAGGCCGAAAGCGAAAGTGATCTGGCGGCCGGGCGCATGGTCAATCGCGGACGCACCGCACTGTTGGCTGCTGTTCGCGCAATGAGTCGCGCTGCGGTGGCGCTCAATACGGCCGATCTGGCACCGGCGCTGGTCAGCGAAAGGCGCGCACTGTCGCAGCTGCAGGAGGCCTTTGCCCGGTCGCGTTTCCTCATGCGGGCGTTGTCCCAGCGTGAACAGCTCGATCCCACGCGACGCCTCACTGGGCGACTCGACAGCATCGCGCGCAGCAGCATGTCCGTACCCGATGGCGAGCGCGATGCACGGCGCGCGGCGTGGCGTGGCGTTTTGAGCGAGGTGATCGCACTGGGCGACCAAGCCACACCCGACGCTGGACGATTCACTGCACTCGCCGAACGCGTGCTGCAGATCGACGCCTCATCGGCGGCGGCACAGCGCATTGCCACGCAGCTCGCGGCTGCGGGCGCGGCGTTCAGTGCGTCGTCAGCCTCGCCGCGTGTGCGGGCACTCCTCGATTCCGCCGCGACCGCGATCACGACCATCCAGCGTGTTGATTTGCGGCCCGCCGCGCCCGCGCCACTTCCCTCAGAA
This sequence is a window from Gemmatimonadaceae bacterium. Protein-coding genes within it:
- a CDS encoding MoxR family ATPase, translating into MDEVALSFDRAVALATRLDNEIGRVIIGQRQVRKEVLICLLAGGHCLLRGVPGLAKTLLIKTLADAVQLKFNRIQFTPDLMPSDILGTEVIEEDVATGKRHVRFIAGPVFANIILADEINRTPPRTQSALLEAMQEYQVTVGGVRYPLERPLFVLATENPIEQEGTHPLPEAQLDRFMFNVVIDYPDADDERRILSDTTTGADRTVSQVATGAELEAARRLVRDLPAAANVVDYALRLIRATRPDDASCPAEVRQWVRWGVGPRAGQALILGAKAAALLDGRTVPSLDDVTRVALPVLRHRLLVNFRAEADGVSADRVIGFLLAAVRP
- a CDS encoding BatA domain-containing protein, translated to MRWQNPWAWIGLLSVALPILVHLFSRRPARVEAFPSLRFLDVSRLLPTRRTRLTDHLLLLVRMAVVAVAVAALAQPLWRSGTSLASTSLARAMVIDTASWRGDRVVRSTLEQQLAGLEDDRATTVRIESAAPREALAGAVAWLEMQRGRAELIIVSDFPSGALDSLDLLSIPSDITVRLVRAPVPDTLARAAAASDAVVPLVRWAHTLTPARANIVRNAVRALGGTALTDASSADVAARVIVIASPGADSGHAWSASARPLSAPWMGDVVYALHRDTTLVSAAADLAVPDSALRGPEVVVVRAANQAPVVTAASIDGANGNARLLLTSRAPAEALVTAALLLSASRTSAVIAGGDTRDAAPTDERLRQWERLPAAAARVSSAVPSGSADSGPSDARFLWLGVLLLLGIETWIRRRAPLIPVPSTTAAVTDA
- a CDS encoding DUF1080 domain-containing protein translates to MRIIAPLRSLAACALLVGAVAGTAQAQATAPIIGRWDLTVQGTAGAYPSWVEVSLSGVRTLVGRFVGGGGSARPIARVEFANGTMRFAIPPQWDREETDLKFEAVLESDALTGTITNPNGEKQPFTGKRAPLLRRSAPVVWGAPVPLFNGKDLAGWKPSEGTNQWKAVDGVLQNARGGSNLITTATYNDFKLHVEFKYPKGGNSGIYLRGRYEVQVEDVGNLEPLPVHLGGIYGFLVPNENVARGPDVWQTFDITLIGRRVTVVLNGKTIIGDQTIPGITGGALDSDESAPGPIYLQGDHGPVAYRNMIITPAKSGAR
- a CDS encoding DUF58 domain-containing protein; translated protein: MTVLSPAVVAAIDDLELAARVVVEGLRVGGHRSPFHGYGADFQQHRPYRAGDDLKYLDWKVYARSNRLYTRQFRETTNVSVMVVLDTSASMAFPESGLSKFRYASIMAAALAYLASEQGNAVGLMTMTEGALTYLPARSGRVHLRSLIAKIDGLSPVGAWQPATVIGRAAELLQRRGLLMVLSDFYDEESETQRELRHVVRHGHDVAMLQVVAPEERELRFTTQVELRDLESGARRLVEPATAAPAYRDAMTKFLERCRAFAQHEGIDYGLLDTSDAPERALRDYLVRRSARQSSPSLPSAQHATQR
- a CDS encoding SGNH/GDSL hydrolase family protein, with protein sequence MRTNRRSFTRMVVGLAGILAVANGCHGQSPAAPGIATGGTRVLFIGNSLTYSNNLPGMYIALARLAGNDSVQAAVVAFPDFALEDHWAEGTARRSLSQHKWEYVVMQQGSSALAASQVNLRTWATQFAAPIRAAGAVPVMFMVWPTADVLGNFPSVLKSYRDAASAIDGIFAPAGDAWTAHGDLAALYSGDGLHPSIRGTYTAALVLLERTIGIRPSQLPATIPGTTVGEADVRALQQAAQVALDRNPARPGAVVPGDKTP